One genomic region from Sphingobacterium multivorum encodes:
- a CDS encoding sulfite exporter TauE/SafE family protein: MELIFIAGFILAVLVGLSMGLMGSGGSILTLPIFVYIFHIEPQYALDYSLFSIGILALVGSISPLRKREIDLKTTAIFLFPSLISVYLTKRYLLVAIPESFKLGEITISRNHIIMLLFSMVILISATAMVRRRKQVQHDRFKGGIGQIFNVVLVGLLVGVMTGLVGAGGGFIIVPALVLLLGIPLKQAIATSLFIIGLNASFGLIANYQFLEHMNWFILVTFTLITLVGLQIGSKWKDKLDAAKLKGIFGYFLISIGILIFAFEFIQFVNH; encoded by the coding sequence ATGGAATTAATATTTATAGCTGGTTTTATATTAGCTGTTCTGGTCGGGCTATCAATGGGTTTGATGGGTAGCGGTGGAAGTATTCTAACATTGCCCATCTTTGTTTATATTTTTCATATAGAACCTCAATATGCATTGGACTATTCGCTGTTTTCTATTGGAATATTAGCTTTGGTCGGATCAATTTCTCCGTTGCGAAAAAGAGAAATTGATCTGAAAACGACGGCCATTTTTCTCTTTCCATCGCTAATTTCGGTCTATTTGACTAAGCGTTATCTGCTTGTAGCCATACCAGAGTCATTCAAGCTGGGCGAAATAACGATCTCCAGAAACCATATCATCATGTTACTTTTCTCGATGGTGATTCTGATTTCTGCAACAGCAATGGTGCGAAGACGTAAACAGGTTCAGCATGATCGATTCAAGGGCGGAATTGGCCAGATTTTCAACGTTGTCCTCGTCGGATTGCTCGTCGGTGTCATGACTGGTTTGGTTGGCGCGGGAGGAGGCTTTATCATTGTACCTGCCCTCGTTTTACTCTTAGGAATCCCACTTAAGCAGGCCATTGCCACTTCGTTGTTTATCATCGGTTTAAACGCTTCATTCGGTTTGATCGCGAATTATCAGTTCCTAGAACATATGAATTGGTTTATATTAGTTACCTTTACCTTAATCACTTTAGTCGGCCTCCAAATTGGCTCCAAATGGAAAGACAAACTAGACGCAGCAAAATTAAAAGGTATTTTTGGATACTTTTTAATTAGTATCGGCATCTTAATCTTTGCTTTCGAATTCATTCAATTTGTAAATCATTAA
- a CDS encoding response regulator transcription factor — protein sequence MELLLIEDEPSVISLIERGLKEEGYHISIAMDGYTGLKMAGLNHYDLILLDVMLPGMNGLDVCKNIRMSNNEVPIIILTALNQTEDIVEAFDRDADDYLTKPFRLEELKARISRYSRKSKTVTEQKNILVFDDLQLDRDSKSVQRANCPIILTATEFRLLEFLMLNRNKVLSRIDILEEVWGMDVDLSTNVVDVYVNYLRKKIDKQFSRKLIHTVIGMGYVIRHEN from the coding sequence GTGGAACTATTACTAATAGAGGACGAACCATCTGTCATATCATTGATCGAAAGAGGCTTAAAAGAAGAAGGCTATCATATTAGTATTGCTATGGATGGTTATACTGGTCTAAAAATGGCGGGATTGAACCATTATGACCTTATCCTGTTGGATGTAATGTTGCCTGGTATGAACGGTTTGGATGTCTGTAAAAACATTCGGATGTCTAACAATGAAGTCCCCATTATTATCTTGACGGCATTAAATCAAACAGAGGACATCGTCGAGGCATTTGACAGGGATGCGGATGATTACTTGACGAAGCCCTTCCGTTTAGAGGAATTAAAGGCTCGAATCAGCCGCTACAGCCGCAAATCCAAAACAGTGACCGAGCAGAAAAATATATTGGTATTTGACGATCTTCAATTGGATAGAGACAGCAAATCGGTTCAACGTGCCAATTGTCCTATTATTCTTACCGCTACTGAATTTCGTCTACTTGAATTTTTAATGCTCAACCGAAATAAGGTATTGAGCCGGATCGATATCCTGGAGGAAGTATGGGGTATGGATGTTGACTTAAGTACCAATGTTGTTGACGTATATGTGAATTACCTGCGGAAAAAGATCGATAAACAATTTTCACGTAAACTTATCCATACAGTGATTGGTATGGGCTATGTAATCCGTCATGAAAATTAG
- a CDS encoding M1 family metallopeptidase has protein sequence MKIKIISFFTLACVLNIWGAVAKAQRKGFWQQKVDYHMDVNVDEKAYQYDGKMTLKYSNNSGQSLKKVYFHLYFNAFQPGSMMDYRLKNISDPDKRMVTNLGTKEKPVYQSRIGELKTNQIGYQKIKSLTMNGANTSFKIDGTILEVALPTPIQDGETARFDMEWTAQVPEQIRRTGRNSAEGVALSMAQWYPKMAQFDEFGWHLDEYTGREFIAPFGNFDVTIHLNKNYVVGASGVLQNPSEVKGYQQKAKVKAVDNKATWHYRAQNIHDFVWAADPKFVVDSASSKNGIKVYTVFLPTDKEVISNWKTAIGLSTEFFDFCSAKFGKYPWPTYTIIQGGDGGMEYGTATLITGGRNLKSLVGVIFHESAHSWYQQLFGINETVDEWFDEGFTSYVEELAMQHIFEKRGAIASNPQIAAYRGYYKLALSGKEEPMSLLADYYNTNYGYSNEAYNKGAVLAEQLGYIIGQENLEKTFLKFYDIWKFKHPTPNDFKRVAEEVSGINLKWYFNLFINTTRQIDYAIEKVTDTDILLVNKSNFAMPLDVLVEYTDGSKELFYIPLREMRGEKPEEHFDIYKDVKRIVLEDWFWTKPDYTIHVSKTPKTVTIDPSLRLADVESANNSFSK, from the coding sequence ATGAAAATCAAAATAATATCCTTTTTTACACTTGCATGTGTATTGAATATTTGGGGGGCAGTAGCGAAGGCCCAAAGAAAAGGATTCTGGCAACAGAAAGTTGACTACCATATGGATGTCAACGTGGATGAAAAAGCATATCAGTACGATGGAAAAATGACCTTGAAGTACAGCAATAATTCAGGGCAGTCACTTAAAAAAGTATATTTCCATTTATATTTCAATGCTTTTCAACCAGGATCGATGATGGATTACCGCTTAAAAAACATCAGTGATCCAGACAAGCGCATGGTGACCAACCTTGGCACAAAAGAAAAGCCGGTATATCAAAGCCGCATCGGAGAGCTTAAGACCAATCAAATTGGTTATCAAAAAATCAAAAGCTTAACAATGAATGGGGCTAACACATCATTTAAAATTGACGGAACGATCTTGGAGGTCGCTTTACCAACTCCTATCCAAGATGGCGAAACAGCACGTTTTGATATGGAGTGGACCGCACAAGTTCCGGAACAAATCAGAAGAACTGGCCGGAATTCTGCCGAAGGTGTAGCATTATCTATGGCGCAATGGTATCCGAAGATGGCCCAATTCGATGAATTCGGCTGGCATTTGGATGAATATACAGGCCGTGAATTTATTGCTCCTTTTGGCAATTTTGACGTCACCATACACCTCAATAAAAATTATGTTGTTGGTGCCTCAGGTGTTCTTCAAAACCCATCAGAGGTCAAAGGTTATCAACAGAAAGCGAAAGTAAAAGCCGTCGACAATAAAGCGACCTGGCACTATAGAGCCCAAAATATCCATGATTTTGTCTGGGCCGCAGACCCCAAATTTGTTGTGGATTCCGCTTCAAGTAAAAATGGTATAAAAGTATATACCGTATTCTTGCCAACAGACAAAGAAGTTATTTCAAATTGGAAAACAGCAATAGGTCTTTCTACCGAATTCTTTGACTTCTGTAGTGCGAAGTTTGGTAAATATCCATGGCCAACTTATACCATCATTCAGGGTGGCGATGGTGGTATGGAGTATGGCACAGCTACTCTGATCACAGGCGGCCGCAATCTAAAAAGTCTTGTTGGTGTCATATTCCATGAATCGGCACACTCCTGGTACCAACAACTGTTTGGGATCAATGAAACCGTAGATGAATGGTTTGATGAAGGTTTCACCTCCTATGTCGAAGAGTTGGCCATGCAACATATCTTTGAAAAAAGAGGTGCTATTGCCTCCAACCCACAAATTGCCGCCTACCGTGGCTACTATAAATTGGCCCTTTCAGGGAAAGAAGAACCGATGAGCTTACTGGCAGATTATTATAACACCAACTATGGCTACAGCAACGAAGCATACAACAAAGGTGCCGTGCTTGCAGAACAGTTGGGGTATATTATTGGTCAGGAAAATTTAGAAAAAACCTTCTTGAAATTTTATGACATCTGGAAGTTTAAACATCCGACACCAAATGATTTTAAACGCGTTGCTGAAGAGGTTTCCGGCATCAACTTAAAATGGTATTTCAACCTATTTATCAATACAACACGTCAAATCGATTACGCTATTGAAAAAGTAACAGATACAGATATTCTGTTGGTTAATAAGTCAAATTTTGCCATGCCACTGGATGTGCTGGTAGAATACACAGATGGAAGCAAAGAGTTATTTTATATCCCTTTGCGTGAGATGCGCGGCGAAAAACCGGAAGAGCATTTTGACATATACAAAGATGTTAAAAGAATCGTGCTTGAGGATTGGTTCTGGACCAAACCCGACTATACTATCCATGTGTCGAAAACACCAAAAACGGTAACAATTGATCCTTCATTACGCTTAGCGGATGTAGAATCGGCAAACAACAGTTTTAGCAAGTAA
- a CDS encoding WG repeat-containing protein produces MKQFILCLQLAFLLFIGQGHAQEKLYKISYQFADPETGTDTASSEFIKILAGNKEVLMQAFIAKDQMRIESLLFGKSIQISNIIEGSSFLLDEINKTYTATELATGKLIETSANEGDNYAYSGDFEISLIPNQKKIIAGITCEKATFNLTGSQDQQTEITVWYAPKLPKLYWGTYDYLEKVPGAALYIGSAGLGIQATKVEEIPFDQSLFEIPADYEEGEVTDEAVDSTLNDHLSWYQDSSTSYFGVQDSLGNKLTPAKYTAIYSYVGDYAIVNDAAQMFGLIDLHGKEVIPCQYESLSLETEGGPVVYMSDLKYGLLDKNGKILLKAKYDFISVPSPAYALFTEGEYTGIIDQKGTVLLPAKYETISDYRDNLALIIVNQSYQLIDKTGHNQLKTDYEFLSFAGEKLLLAFKDDKYGYIDYTGKVVVPIKFQNAQAFDNGLALVTEDLENFYYIDAKGKFIKKYEE; encoded by the coding sequence ATGAAACAATTTATCCTTTGTTTACAGTTGGCGTTTTTACTCTTTATAGGACAAGGACACGCTCAAGAGAAACTATATAAAATTTCATATCAATTTGCTGACCCTGAAACGGGCACAGATACAGCATCTTCAGAATTTATCAAAATATTGGCTGGGAATAAGGAAGTATTAATGCAGGCCTTCATCGCGAAAGACCAGATGCGCATTGAAAGTTTATTATTCGGAAAATCTATACAGATCAGCAATATCATCGAAGGGAGTTCTTTTCTACTGGATGAAATAAATAAAACCTATACCGCAACAGAACTGGCTACGGGCAAACTCATTGAGACTTCCGCAAACGAAGGCGATAATTACGCCTATTCAGGGGACTTTGAGATCAGCTTAATTCCCAATCAAAAGAAAATAATTGCAGGAATTACCTGCGAAAAAGCGACATTCAATCTAACGGGTAGCCAAGACCAACAAACAGAAATTACCGTTTGGTATGCACCCAAATTACCAAAGTTATACTGGGGCACTTACGATTATCTCGAAAAAGTGCCTGGGGCAGCGCTCTATATCGGATCGGCGGGTTTAGGAATTCAGGCCACTAAAGTCGAGGAGATACCATTCGACCAATCGCTCTTTGAAATTCCAGCGGATTACGAAGAAGGTGAAGTTACAGACGAAGCTGTAGATTCCACACTAAACGACCATCTATCTTGGTATCAAGATTCCAGTACATCATATTTTGGTGTACAGGACAGCTTAGGAAACAAATTAACACCAGCAAAATATACGGCAATATATAGCTATGTAGGAGACTATGCCATCGTAAACGATGCAGCGCAAATGTTTGGCTTGATAGATCTCCATGGCAAAGAAGTTATTCCATGTCAATATGAATCGCTCAGTTTAGAAACCGAAGGCGGTCCTGTGGTTTATATGAGCGATCTTAAGTATGGACTTCTGGATAAAAACGGTAAAATATTGCTGAAGGCGAAGTATGACTTTATTTCAGTACCTAGCCCAGCATACGCACTTTTTACGGAAGGAGAATACACGGGTATTATTGATCAAAAAGGCACTGTTTTACTTCCTGCCAAATATGAGACCATTTCAGATTATCGCGATAATCTCGCGTTAATTATCGTCAACCAATCCTACCAGCTTATTGATAAAACGGGGCACAATCAACTTAAAACGGATTATGAATTTCTGTCTTTTGCAGGAGAGAAACTTCTTTTAGCCTTTAAAGACGACAAGTACGGATACATTGATTACACAGGAAAAGTCGTGGTCCCAATTAAATTTCAGAACGCCCAAGCTTTTGACAACGGGCTAGCGCTTGTAACGGAGGATCTAGAGAATTTTTACTATATTGACGCAAAAGGGAAGTTTATCAAGAAATATGAAGAGTAA
- a CDS encoding YeeE/YedE family protein → MLLEYIKQPWPWYISGPLIALVMYLLLKQGKDFGMSNNLRTMCTVLGAGKTSSFFRFDWKTQSWNLLVVLGTAIGGFIAHHFLSDGTASQINPKSVADLKELGIIDQLQGYLPESIFVFDGSLFQFLILSIGGVLIGFGTRYAGGCSSGHAISGLSNFQLPSLIAVIGFFLGGIIMVHFLFPLIFA, encoded by the coding sequence ATGCTATTGGAATACATTAAACAACCGTGGCCCTGGTATATTTCAGGACCTTTAATTGCACTGGTCATGTACCTGCTGCTCAAACAGGGGAAGGATTTTGGCATGTCCAATAACCTACGTACCATGTGTACTGTATTAGGTGCCGGAAAAACTTCCTCTTTTTTCAGATTCGATTGGAAGACCCAATCATGGAATTTATTGGTGGTACTCGGGACAGCCATTGGCGGTTTTATTGCACATCATTTTCTGAGCGATGGCACTGCAAGCCAGATTAATCCCAAAAGTGTTGCCGATCTAAAAGAGCTCGGTATTATCGACCAGCTACAAGGCTACCTTCCTGAATCCATATTCGTTTTCGACGGATCTTTGTTTCAGTTTCTAATTTTAAGTATTGGCGGTGTATTGATCGGATTTGGAACACGCTATGCTGGTGGATGTTCATCAGGCCATGCTATTTCTGGGCTTAGCAATTTTCAGCTTCCTTCTTTGATTGCCGTTATAGGTTTCTTCCTAGGCGGGATCATCATGGTTCATTTTTTATTCCCACTAATTTTCGCATAA
- a CDS encoding DUF6691 family protein: protein MKALKFISIGILFGIILYKSEAASWYRIYEMFQFRSFHMYGIIGTALTTAIIIVQIIKRKRIKDSNGMEIAFYDKDKSITRYLVGGTIFGLGWALTGACPGPMFALIGAGYWTIGIVLLFALLGTWLYGLLRNKLPH, encoded by the coding sequence ATGAAAGCACTAAAATTTATTTCCATCGGTATACTGTTTGGAATCATCTTATACAAATCGGAAGCCGCATCATGGTATAGAATCTACGAAATGTTTCAATTTCGTTCCTTCCATATGTATGGGATCATCGGTACGGCACTGACCACAGCAATTATAATCGTACAGATCATCAAGAGAAAGCGAATCAAAGATAGTAACGGGATGGAAATCGCATTCTATGACAAAGACAAAAGTATTACACGATACCTGGTCGGAGGAACAATCTTTGGCTTGGGATGGGCATTGACAGGCGCTTGTCCGGGACCAATGTTTGCCCTAATCGGTGCCGGTTATTGGACGATAGGAATTGTTCTTCTTTTTGCTTTGTTGGGTACTTGGCTTTATGGGCTATTGCGCAATAAGTTGCCGCATTAG
- the ureB gene encoding urease subunit beta: MIPGEYILKKEEIKANVGHRTTSIVVKNEGDRPIQVGSHYHFFEANKLLSFDREKAFGMRLNIPASTAVRFEPGEQKSVVLVEFGGSKEIYGFNGLTNGKYTDQSVKSKAIDKMKKLKFRQSK, from the coding sequence ATGATTCCAGGAGAATACATTTTAAAAAAAGAGGAAATCAAAGCTAATGTTGGGCACAGAACCACAAGCATTGTTGTGAAAAATGAAGGTGACCGACCGATTCAGGTGGGCTCACACTATCATTTCTTTGAAGCCAACAAGTTGCTTTCCTTCGACAGAGAGAAAGCGTTTGGGATGCGCTTGAATATTCCAGCCAGTACCGCTGTTCGTTTTGAACCAGGGGAACAAAAATCAGTTGTTCTGGTTGAATTTGGCGGAAGTAAGGAAATCTACGGTTTTAATGGATTGACAAATGGTAAGTATACAGATCAATCGGTGAAAAGCAAAGCCATTGATAAAATGAAAAAATTAAAATTCAGACAATCGAAGTAA
- a CDS encoding sensor histidine kinase, with protein sequence MKIRTKIVLLFSIISTLLLVVFAIYVSYFTYDSLQTKFFHRLEENAVIVGDHIVHQKDENRALYIQVKRKYLKQLSEGTDHLIRVVKGSDRVQMRPELPMPETFYTDVIRHGKGRYMHGKTAFVAVFFQDHLHHENLIVVSEGIDDYGHEEQRQLDRTLITGGILAIFLIVLMSFYFADRLLKPIKDINNDLDKVDIAHLDHRLFSKFSNSKDELGVLIANLNSMLNRLDISVQSQQSFIGNASHSLKTPLTIIGGEAELAQQLLSKEHEAYYSLETIAKYADKMELIINNLLQLSRMGFKGEVDNKEIIRIDELLYEIYKAEKSIHKDLKLSFDLTEIPEDSDELTVLANPDLFFIAFSNIISNAFKYGNGLQVGVAIRSDSKNITIKVFDQGIGIPKKDQPHIFTSFYRASNVGDIYGNGLGLVLAKNIFDLHGAELLLHSTEGQGTLVVVTIPKTPF encoded by the coding sequence ATGAAAATTAGGACCAAAATAGTTCTTCTATTTTCTATCATCAGTACCCTGCTGCTTGTTGTTTTTGCCATTTATGTGTCTTATTTCACCTACGACAGTCTGCAAACTAAATTTTTTCATCGGCTAGAAGAGAATGCCGTAATTGTTGGAGATCACATCGTCCATCAAAAGGATGAAAATAGAGCGCTCTATATTCAGGTAAAACGTAAATACCTGAAACAATTATCTGAGGGAACAGACCATCTTATTCGTGTTGTTAAGGGAAGTGATCGTGTTCAAATGCGGCCTGAGTTGCCCATGCCCGAAACATTCTATACCGACGTCATTCGCCATGGAAAGGGAAGATACATGCATGGTAAGACTGCTTTTGTAGCGGTATTCTTTCAAGATCATCTTCACCACGAGAATTTGATTGTTGTATCGGAAGGGATCGATGACTACGGTCATGAGGAACAGCGTCAATTGGATCGTACCCTGATCACAGGTGGGATTTTGGCGATTTTTTTAATCGTACTCATGTCTTTTTACTTTGCTGACCGATTATTGAAACCTATTAAAGATATCAACAATGATTTAGATAAAGTTGATATCGCCCATTTAGACCATCGCCTGTTCAGTAAATTCAGTAATAGCAAAGATGAATTGGGTGTTTTGATTGCAAACTTAAATTCAATGCTTAACCGATTGGATATTTCGGTTCAATCGCAACAGAGTTTTATCGGAAATGCCTCACATTCGCTAAAAACCCCACTTACAATTATTGGGGGAGAAGCCGAATTGGCGCAACAGCTCTTGTCGAAAGAGCATGAAGCCTATTATTCCCTGGAGACTATCGCAAAATATGCGGATAAAATGGAGTTGATTATCAATAATCTTTTGCAGCTATCTCGCATGGGTTTCAAGGGGGAGGTGGACAATAAAGAAATTATTCGAATTGACGAGTTACTCTATGAAATTTATAAAGCGGAAAAAAGTATTCATAAGGACCTCAAGCTTTCTTTTGATCTAACAGAAATTCCAGAAGATAGTGATGAACTTACGGTTTTGGCGAATCCGGATCTGTTTTTTATTGCCTTTAGCAATATTATTTCAAATGCATTTAAGTACGGCAATGGACTGCAGGTTGGCGTAGCAATACGTAGCGATAGCAAAAATATTACGATAAAAGTGTTTGATCAAGGGATCGGTATTCCTAAAAAAGACCAGCCACATATTTTTACCTCTTTTTACCGCGCTTCTAATGTCGGTGATATCTATGGCAATGGTTTGGGGCTTGTTTTAGCCAAAAATATCTTTGACCTCCATGGTGCTGAATTGCTCCTCCATTCAACGGAAGGTCAAGGCACTTTGGTCGTTGTTACAATTCCAAAAACTCCTTTCTAA
- a CDS encoding MBL fold metallo-hydrolase yields MFFQHIFESSLAHSSYIIGCQAKGVAIVIDPKRDVDSYLEIAQKNNLTITHIAETHIHADYLSGTLELAALTGAQPYLSDEGGEDWHYEFPHIGLKHGDQFHVGNLIFQVIHTPGHTPESISFVLIDTPATMEPVMLFTGDFVFVGDIGRPDLLENAAGMVGTKEIGAHQMYRSLQHFLTLPDYIQVWPAHGAGSACGKALGAVPSSTVGYEKIRNWALQYQNNETAFVEELLSGQPEPPRYFAMMKKLNKIERPLQTAVPQYNKLTNETFLDLYHQGTTVIDTRYKFDFAKGYLPNSINIQNNKTFNTWAGWILNYTDPFILIVAENQLDDIARKLMRIGLDQVAGYVTPDTISHLGIALEHQQLIGFEEMNSALGKSDIQILDVRNSSEFAEGHLPHATHIFVGTIADNLHKIDQNKQLYLHCQSGDRATIAASILAKNGIKDVKIYSPSINEWKLKGGTLVQ; encoded by the coding sequence ATGTTTTTTCAACACATTTTTGAGTCATCTTTAGCACATTCGAGTTACATTATTGGTTGTCAAGCCAAGGGTGTCGCTATTGTCATTGACCCTAAAAGAGATGTAGACAGCTATCTTGAGATTGCACAAAAGAATAATCTGACCATAACGCATATTGCGGAAACACATATCCATGCCGACTACCTTTCAGGTACGCTAGAGTTAGCCGCATTGACAGGCGCCCAACCTTATCTATCCGATGAAGGTGGAGAAGATTGGCACTATGAATTCCCACATATTGGATTAAAACATGGCGATCAATTTCACGTTGGAAATCTGATTTTCCAGGTTATCCATACACCCGGACATACGCCCGAGAGTATCAGTTTTGTATTGATTGATACGCCTGCAACTATGGAGCCGGTCATGCTATTTACAGGTGATTTTGTGTTTGTTGGAGATATCGGACGCCCAGATCTGTTGGAAAATGCAGCGGGAATGGTCGGAACCAAGGAAATTGGGGCCCACCAAATGTACCGATCGTTACAACATTTCCTGACGCTACCTGATTATATTCAGGTATGGCCCGCGCATGGTGCCGGATCCGCGTGTGGAAAGGCGCTGGGCGCCGTTCCGAGTTCAACAGTTGGTTATGAAAAAATACGCAACTGGGCACTTCAATACCAAAACAACGAAACAGCCTTCGTGGAAGAACTATTATCAGGACAGCCCGAACCGCCACGCTATTTTGCCATGATGAAAAAACTCAACAAAATAGAACGGCCATTGCAGACGGCAGTTCCTCAGTACAACAAGTTAACGAACGAGACTTTTCTGGATTTATACCACCAAGGAACAACCGTCATTGATACACGCTACAAGTTTGACTTTGCCAAAGGGTATCTCCCCAATAGCATCAATATTCAGAACAACAAAACATTTAATACCTGGGCTGGCTGGATCCTTAATTACACAGATCCGTTTATACTCATTGTAGCAGAAAATCAATTGGACGATATTGCCCGCAAGCTTATGCGCATTGGATTGGATCAAGTCGCTGGATACGTTACGCCAGATACGATTTCGCATTTGGGAATTGCATTGGAGCATCAGCAACTCATCGGTTTCGAAGAGATGAATAGTGCATTGGGCAAATCCGATATCCAAATACTTGATGTGCGCAATTCTAGTGAGTTTGCAGAGGGGCATTTACCTCATGCTACTCATATCTTTGTCGGTACAATTGCAGACAATCTCCACAAAATTGACCAGAACAAACAGCTGTACCTGCACTGTCAGTCTGGAGACCGCGCAACCATAGCAGCATCCATATTGGCGAAAAACGGCATTAAGGACGTCAAAATTTATAGTCCTTCCATCAATGAATGGAAATTAAAGGGCGGAACTTTGGTGCAATAA
- a CDS encoding porin yields MKKTRLLFTTLGIGVASLHAQEHVQTDSVQAQRSSLLLKEPARAKSFQLDVLLRAGLQTDNGEGASQAKANLDDVRILMSGEYNDRLSYKVRFRLNRSFAPTSQDNGSRALDMAYIKYKFGKDLKWSVTAGKQSAMVGSYEFENNPIYEYKFTDYVDRILNLFVVGGMLSYEVNPNHSLHAQVYNTTNDSFMELHTKNGFAVGDLERSSVPMGAYFTWVGAFMDKRFNTKWSYNIAQFANGHTNHAVSLANKFKTAKQMLYLDLQYSYLAVDHAMIASSAINEFYGRTGENRVLAKDVNYSSAILRYDQFLSKKWEVALKGGYEIAGSRDDKQLGKNFRQNWTYFAALQHKPFHNQDLRFYLGYVGNTVNYKGYMDMAKSQYNRLAFGAYFTIPVL; encoded by the coding sequence ATGAAAAAAACACGTTTACTTTTTACAACACTTGGGATTGGCGTAGCATCATTGCATGCGCAGGAGCACGTCCAAACGGACTCTGTTCAGGCACAGAGAAGCAGCTTGCTACTGAAAGAACCCGCGAGAGCAAAATCATTTCAATTGGATGTCCTGTTGAGAGCAGGTCTGCAAACGGACAATGGCGAGGGTGCTTCTCAAGCAAAAGCAAACCTTGATGACGTCCGTATTCTGATGAGCGGGGAATACAATGATCGATTATCCTATAAAGTACGTTTTCGCCTCAATAGGTCATTTGCTCCAACGAGTCAGGATAATGGATCGCGTGCCTTGGATATGGCTTATATTAAGTACAAATTTGGCAAGGATCTCAAATGGTCCGTTACGGCCGGTAAGCAAAGTGCAATGGTCGGGAGTTATGAGTTCGAAAATAACCCAATTTACGAATATAAATTCACAGATTATGTCGACCGTATATTGAATCTCTTTGTCGTCGGTGGAATGTTATCCTATGAAGTCAACCCGAATCATTCGTTGCATGCGCAAGTTTACAACACAACCAATGATAGTTTTATGGAGCTCCATACAAAAAATGGTTTTGCTGTAGGTGATTTGGAACGCTCTAGTGTTCCCATGGGAGCCTATTTCACTTGGGTGGGAGCATTTATGGACAAACGTTTTAATACGAAATGGTCTTACAACATCGCTCAGTTTGCAAATGGACATACCAATCATGCCGTTTCATTAGCGAATAAATTCAAAACAGCAAAGCAGATGCTATATCTTGATTTACAGTACTCTTATCTTGCTGTGGACCACGCGATGATCGCATCTTCCGCGATCAACGAATTTTATGGTCGAACTGGCGAGAACCGTGTCTTGGCCAAAGATGTGAACTACAGCTCTGCCATATTACGCTATGATCAATTTTTGAGTAAAAAATGGGAGGTTGCTTTGAAAGGGGGCTATGAGATCGCGGGATCCCGGGATGATAAGCAACTCGGTAAGAATTTTCGCCAAAACTGGACCTATTTTGCGGCTTTGCAACATAAGCCGTTTCATAACCAGGATCTTCGGTTCTATCTAGGTTACGTCGGTAACACCGTCAACTATAAGGGCTATATGGATATGGCTAAAAGTCAGTACAACCGCTTAGCCTTTGGGGCATATTTTACCATTCCAGTTTTATAA
- the ureA gene encoding urease subunit gamma encodes MRLTPRETEKLLLHLAGELAAKRLKRGVKLNYPECIAYISAQIMEEARDGRSVADLMSYGTTLLKRSQVMEGVPEMIHDVQIEVTFPDGTKLVTVHDPIR; translated from the coding sequence ATGCGTTTAACACCGAGAGAAACAGAAAAGCTGCTGTTGCATTTGGCCGGCGAATTGGCGGCTAAGCGATTGAAACGCGGGGTAAAATTAAATTATCCAGAATGTATCGCTTACATCAGTGCCCAGATCATGGAGGAGGCTAGGGACGGAAGGTCTGTGGCGGACTTAATGTCTTATGGTACTACTTTATTGAAAAGGAGCCAAGTCATGGAAGGAGTCCCCGAAATGATCCATGATGTACAGATCGAAGTAACTTTTCCGGACGGTACTAAATTGGTGACTGTCCATGATCCTATTCGTTAA